The Thermodesulfobacteriota bacterium DNA window GATCCGCCCTGGCTTTGCTGATCAGATGGCCGTTGCCCATATCCAGGTCCCGCAAGGCCAGCTCCAGCTCCCGGATGATTTGAGGATGGCGGTGCCCCAGGTTGTAAACACCGCCGTTGCAATGCAGGTTCCAGTACCGCTTCTTTCCGTCCAGATCCCAGAAAAAAGGGCCTTCCCGCCGGCCCATGACGACATCCATTTCCAGCTGCTGCCAGAAACATGCCTTGGCGGAGGAAACATGACGGCTGAAATCAACGATGGCCTGTTGTTTCAACGCTTCAAGAGAGCGTGAGTCCGGAGACGGCATGGCGGGTACTTTCCTGTTCGATCATTCAATGTTTTCCATGCTCTCCTGGTCCGACTGGAAAATCTTCCACTGTCCCTGGTCTTTTTTCAGGGTATGGACCATCGTCGATCGGTTACTCCGGTAATTTTCAGGCCCTGCAATCCGCCTGGCTTCCTGTGTGGTGCGAACCCTGGCCGTGTCGCCGGAAACATCGAGCACCTTGATATCGATGAGTTTGTGCTGCAGGTCATAAATCTGAAAAATCTGGGGGCAAATCGCTTTCATTCTGGCATAGCCCTGGCTATCCGGGTGCAGGGTAGACATGTATTTTTCAACATTCTCCTCCTGAAGCGCCGTCACGTTGTTTTCGATAACGGCCTTTAGAGTCGCCTCTTCGTTTTTACCGTTACCGGTACAGCCCGTTATGGCGATGACCGCCATCAGCGCGACTGCGGCCAACATACTGAATCGGACCATGATAACGCCTCCTTCTTGCTGCCACATATTTATTCGATCATTTCCGCCAGAACCGTGGTGCAGACCTGGTTCCTCCCCCGGGCCTTTCCCAGGTAAAGCGCCTTGTCGGCGATATCCAGGGCATCGAGGGTGGCACTGGCGTCATCCGGTATGCCGGCCACACCGACCGTAACGGTCAGGGTGCAGGGACCGAGATGGGGCGCGTCTTCGTTAAAATCAATTGCTTCCACTGCCTTACGAAGCTTCTCACCGACGATGGCGGCCTTCTCTTTGGGGGTTTCCGGAAGCAGCACCAGGAACTCCTCCCCGCCGTAACGGGCCACCACATCCACCTGCCGCAGGGAACACTCAAGAATCTGGGACACGTGCTTGAGTACCCGGTCTCCTCTCAAGTGACCGTAATTATCATTATACTCCTTGAAATGGTCGATATCGATCATCAGCAGGGAAATAAACCGGCCATACCGGCGGGAGCGGTAAATCTCCCGTTCAAAGCGCTCGAAGAAATACCGGCGGTTAAACAGTCCGGTCAGTTCGTCCCGCCGGATCAGCTCCTGGGTCTGCTGGAACGTCATGGCGTTATTGATCGCTATGGCGACATGTTCGGCCACGGCCGCAAAGAGCCGCAAGTCAGTCTGTGAAAAACCATTCACTATCGGCTTGTGCACATTCAGAACACCCATGATGGCGCCGTTGACGTTCTTCAGGGGGAGCCCCAGATAACTGCCCTGATGAATACCGGAATTAGGAAAATAGAAAAAGTCCTTCTCGGCGCTGATATCGTCGATCACCAGCGGCTGCCCGCTGGACACCACTCGTCCGGAAACGCCTTCCGTTACCTTGACCTCCCCGCGGTTCAGGATGTCTTCCGGCATACCGTGACTGGCCCGAATCTGAAGTTTCTGAAGTTCCTTATCCAGAAGCATCAGACAGTACTGATCCACGTTCAGGGATTCTCCGATCAAACCGACGACCAGCTCAAACAGATCGGAAACCTGCAGGGAAGCGCTCAACGTCCGGCTGACATTATAAAGGGTATATAGCTCCAGAACCCGTTCGTTGAGGCAGTTATTGGCTTTCAGCAGCGCCAGATACTGCGCCTTCAATTCATCAATATTGTCCGGAAGGAACAAGCCTCCGGATTCCATATCGCTCATTGGTTCCCCTCCTCCATAATCCACGGGATCACGGTTCTGTTGCCTGACGCTTTTTCCCTTTAGATGATTTTTGCAACTTCTATTATTAAAACAACGGTATGTCAAGAAAATCCTTAAGGATTTTTCTGTTTCCAGACATTTTATGGCAGGTGTAAGCCGCTATCCGGTTACCCGCCGGCGGAGGAATGATCACGGATCATGCATTCGATCCGCTTTACGGCCTTGCCCCGGAACTGCTTGACATACCTGCTCAATCCGACTCGCAGATAGGCCGGGAGCAGACGGGCGGCCCGGGCGGCATCTCCGCCGCAACTCTTTCGAATCAGCCGGAAGGAAGCGACCGGCTCCAGTAAAAGCGCCGATGCCATTCCGGCCGACCCCAGCAGAAAACGGAACCGCGGGCTGAACCTGTTTTTCTTATAAAGATCTGTCAGGTGTCTGATCAGCCCGGGGGGGAGGTAACCGGACATCCGGATCAGTCGGTTTAAATCGGTTTTGGCGTAGTCGTGATAATTTTTGACCAGGTAGTCTTCACGCCCGGCGCTGTTTTCCTCAGCCATCTTCCGGTACAGACCGGTCCCGGGATAAAGGGCCAGAGAAAAAAGTTGAACAAAATAAGGCCTGGAGATGGCGGTCAGCGCCCGGATCGTTTCCAGCCGGTCATCATCCGTTTCCAGGGGGTTGTCCAGGATCACATCATAATAGGCGGCCACGTCCGCTTTATGGATGAGCGTCGCCGCCCGCAAAAAATCTTCGACCAGCGATCGGCGCTGGTAAATATCCGTCAGGACCCGGTCGCTGCCGCTCTGAAGCCCCATGGAAATCCATGACAGCCCGGCATGTTTGAGTCGTCGCAAGCGGCTTTCGGTAACAAAAGAGGGAATGCAGCGGACAATGAACGGTCGGCGGACGCGATTCCGGTAGGTGCCGCAGAACTGCTCCAGATACTCATCCGAACAGGCCAGAAAGCAGTCGTCCTGAAAATTAATATAGGCGATGTCCGGACGAACGGCCAGAGCGCTTTCCAGCTCGGCGATAATGTTATTGACGCTTCTGCGCCGAATCGCTTTCGTGCCGTAAAGCCGGGAGACGAAGTCATTGCAGCAGTAAGAACAGGCAAATGGACAACCCCTGCTGCCCATGATACTGTAGACAATGCCCTGCCAGCGGGCATATTTCCGGAAAAGGAGTTGATCAAGCGGCAGGAGCCGGCCGTTATGAGCGATCAGGTCGTCGCCGGGCAGAAAATTCGCGAACGGGAGCCGGTCAATATCCTCGGTCAGAGGAGCCGGCCCTGTCCGGATAACGTTTCCACCCTCTTTCCGCCACAGACCGGGAATGGCATCCGTGTTTTCCCCGGCGAAAACCGCGGCCGCGAACGCGACCATGGCCTTCTCCCCCTCGCCGACACAGACAAAGTCCGCTGACTCCAGGCACATTTCCGGCGCGATGGTGGGATGGACGCCTCCCCACACCACCGGAATTCCGGGGGCCGCCTTCCGGATGCGAGCGCTCAGGGCCGCGGCACTGTAATACTCATGGGACATGAGGCTGATCCCGACAAACCCGGGAGCGGTTTGCCGGATCAGATCGGCGGTCTTTTCCATCAGGGCGTCATCGTCGGGCCGGAGCCCCGGCAGATAGAGGATGACCGTCTTGAAACCCGCCTGACGCAGTAAAGCTTGAAGGCTTTTCAGTCCGATGGTATCCAGATCGACCTGCGGAGAAATCAGCAGTATATCCGGGGATTTTTCTCCCATCTTTTTTCTTCAGACTCCCAGCATGGTCGCCTCTGGCGGGTCGCCGTTCCGGAACTCAATCAGCGCGCCCGCTCCCTGCCTGGCCAGGCTGCAGTTGACCACCAGTGTCCGACCCAGAAAGACGGTTCCGGCATGTTCATGGATATGTCCGCAAATGACCACGCACGGCTGACAGGTCAGCGTCAGCGCCCGCAACGCGCTGGATCCGGAATGAAAACGGCCCATCACCCTGTCCACCGTACCGCGGGGAGGAGGATGGGTCACCAGAACGGAAACGTCGTTGAAAAAATCGTTCAGCCGGGACAGCAGCCGGTTTTCACGCAAACACAGCCGGGAGGAGAAAGGCAGCAGAAACGTTCCGCTGATACCGGCAAAGCATAGTCCCTGGATGCGAACTTTATTTAAATGAAGATGAGTGATCAGCGGATCCGCCAGGAGCATCCGGTCCGTCCGTCTCCGGTCGCTGTTGCCGCGGACATAAAAAACCGGCGCCGGCATGGATTTCAAGAGGTCGTGAACATGCGGATGGGAATTGAGGCCGGCAATGTCCCCGGCCATGACGATCAGGTCCGCTCCCGTTTCAACGGCCTTTTTCCGGATCAGCGCAAACCGATCCTTGCGGCCGTGAATATCGGCCACAGCATATATTCTCACCCGTCATCCGTCCTGGAAAAGACCGGGGCGCAGGTATCACGCCCCCTCATTGTCAAGTATAACTAAAGCCTCTTCAATGGTATTGACGTTCCGGGCGTGATAACCGACATTCATGGACGTTTTGTCAAACTGCAGATGTCCCCACGTCCCGAATTTTCTGACCACACGTACAACCCGGGCCAGTCCGGCCTTGATGAGAAACTCCTGGGCCTGACGGATGAGCGCCTCCTTTCCGACATCCACCAGTTCATAATCTCTCAAGTCATTTAAGCAACTGAAGCCCGGTTTTAAATCCCGGCAGGCGTTTTTAATTTTCTCCACCACCTCCAGGATCTCGTCGGTGTTCTCCAGTTTCCCCAGCGTCAGAAGAAGCCTGTTTTTCTCTTTATCGACAGTAACCCGGTGCATATCCCCTCCCGGCCGGCGCTCTGATTTTATGGCCCGGTTTACACCTTCAAACACCTCAGCCGTGCCAGATCTTCCGCATACCCGTAAAGATGAAGCCCCTTGCTCTCCACGATCATTTCCCCGTCCTCCACGCCGATCTGCCCCGCCATATACTCTTTCAGGTTCTGAATACCGGCCAGATTGGCGGGCATCCCGCTCCACAGGTCCCAGGAGCGGAAATAAACGAAGAAAATCAGCCGGCCGTCCTGAATCCGCGTATCGATGGAACGCAGACAGGGCGGGTCGAGGAGCATCAGGTCGGTGGGTTCGGCGACCTGCAGTACCATTTGATTATTCCGGTGGCCGAACTTCCGATAGGTGTCGATTACCCATTCGATCTGGTTGATATACAGGCGGCCGCCATCCTCAAAAACAACCCTGCCGTCCGGCTCCCGGCTGTCGACGATATCCGGATCTTTTTGCCGCCACCATTCCAGCTTATCGCCGAAAAGGGGGGCCCGGGTCAATCGTTCGCCATAAGTATAGGACTCGCCCGGTTCCTTTCGCGGGGTCATCAGATACTCGATGTAGGCCCGGTCGTACCCCTGCCCGCCATATACATACCCTTCCTCTACCGGGTTGGGTATGCCGCAGGAGGGGGGAATATCCGGCAGTAGCGGCCGGGTGCCGGGAAAACTGACCAGACCGGTGAAATAATCATATTCCAGGCGTGTCTGACCGGCGAAGGAGCCCCGGTCGATGGTGAATCGGTGACCGTTGTCAAGAATATCATACACAGCCTGAAACCAGAGATCCGGTAAATCTCTGGCCTTTATCCCATGAATACGCATTCCGCCTCCCGCCTGCAATCGGTTCATGAATTTAAAAATTTGTTCGATATATAACCGAAACACCGTTTACAGTCAAGTCAATCAAAACGGCCAAAAAATATCAAAAAAGCTTTTTTTTATTGCCTGTTACATTACAAAAAGATTATATTAACTTTTCCTAATAATCAATCAAACGGGGATCTCTTATGGACAAAAAAAATACTGTCAAGGAAAGCCTGACCGCTTCCATCCGTATTGGTGACTGCCTGATCAAGGAAGGCTTCGCGACCGCCGACGACATCGCCCGGGCGATCGAGCTGCAAAAAAAAGAAGAAAAACTGATTAAATTCTCAGACCGGCCCATCTTCCCCCCCCTTGACAGGCTGTCCCGGGATCAGATCAAGTTCATCCTGGGGCACCCTCCCCTTGATTCCAATATCGGCCTTATCTGTGTACAGAAGGGCCTTATCGGAAAACCGGAACTGTATGATCTGCTCAAGGATAACACGGAATCGAGTTCTCTGGGAGAGGCGCTTATCAAAAAAGGAGTCCTTACGGGCGATAAGCTTGAGGAAATCCTGTTTGAAAATCTCGGGGCCGCCGTGTTCGGCGACATCGCCCTGAAACTGATGCTGATTACCCCGGATGAACTCAACCGGGCCCTGAACGCCAAAAGATCGCCGAAAACCCTCGGCCGGATTCTGTGCGACATGGGCGTCATCAACCCGGCTGACCTGGATTATGTTCTCAAGAAATACGGCAAGCAGATCAAATTCGGTGAAATTCTCGTCAAGGAAGGCATCCTGGATCAATCCCGGCTGATGACCGCTCTTCAGGAGCAGTTTCACCGGGAAATGCCCCTGGGTAAAATCCTGATGGAAAAAAATCTGATCACCATGGATCAGCTGTATCACGCCTTGTCCATACAGCATAATATCCCCTTCAGAAAGATCACCAAACTGGATCTGTTCGGAGCGCAGAAAACCGCCCTGACCAACATCATCGGGCAGAAATACGCCCTGAAAAACCGCATTCTGCCGATCTCGCTGGAGGGCAGAAAAATGACGGTCGCGACCTATGACCCCGAGCATCTATCCGCGGCCACGGACATCAAAAACGTGTATACCTACCTGGAGATGTCCTGTCTCTTTATCACCGAAGATAATTTCATCCGGCTGTTTGACGAATTATATCAAGCCAGCCCGGCCAAAACCGCCGCGTCGGCCAAAACCGCCGTGCCGAAAGGAACGGCGCTGAATGTCGAGTCACTGCATATTTCGCTGGACACCCAGACCGATGACTTCAAACCGGGCGCCAAAACCGACTATGGCCTGGAAAAAATCGAAGCCATGGAACTGGTCAACTACATCATCAAATACGGTATCGCCAACAACGCCAGCGACATCCATATCGAGCAGGACCGGAAAAACCCGCAACTCCGATACCGCATCGACGGCATGCTTCAGACCCTGCAGCAAGGCTGGCTGGACAACAAGCTGCGGGAACTGGTCAACAGCGTCATTTCCCGCGTAAAGGTCATGTCCAATCTGGACATTGCCGAGCGGCGGCTTCCCCAGGACGGCGTCTTCCGGGTCAACTATTTCGATCCGATTAGAAAAGAACCGGTTGATCTGGATTTCCGGGTGGCCACCTGTCCGGGTATCGTAGGAGAAAACGTCACTATCCGGATTCTTGATCCCCGCAAAGCCAAGGTGGACATCGACTCCCTGGACCATTCCCTGCACGTGGCCGATCCGTTCAAAAAACTGCTCAAAAGCGCCGCCGGCATGATTCTGGTTTCCGGTCCCACCGGCAGCGGCAAAACCTCCACCCTGTACAGCGCCCTGCGATACGTTTATAACCCGTCGGTAAAAATCATCACCGCCGAAGACCCCATCGAATACAGTTTCCCGGGCATCATGCAGACCCAGATCAATGCCAAGATCAACCTGAACTTCGCCCGTCTGCTGCGTTCGTTTCTTCGGCTTGACCCGGACATCATTCTCATCGGCGAAATCCGTGACCAGGAAACGGCCCACATCAGTTTCGATGCCGCCCAGACCGGTCACCTGATGCTCAGCACCGTCCACACCAATGACGCCGCCGGCGCCATTACCCGGCTGATCGATCTGGGTATCGATTATAACCAGCTGGCCTCGAGTCTGATGTGCGTAGTGGCCCAGCGCCTGCTGAGAAGAATCTGCCCGGTTTGCCGGGTGCGCTACCGGCCTTCGGAATATGAATGGGAACCGCTGTTCTTCACCTATCCCGAACATATCGAATTTTTCAGGGGTGAAGGCTGCCCGGACTGCAATTACTCCGGGTTCAACGGTCGGACCCTGATTTCTGAAATTCTGATTGTCGATCAGGACATTGCCCGGGCGCTGAACAGGGAATCGCCGGTATCTGAAATTAAAGCTTTGGCCCAGACCAACGGCATGATGACCATGGTGGATGACGGTTTGGCCAAAATGTCCTCCACCACGCTGTCTGAACTGATCCGGGTGGTGCCCAACGAAATGCTTAAAAATTTTAAAGCCCGCCAGAAAGCAGCCGCGTAATGTAGCGTTTCGTTTCATTCCGGCTGACATTTTTCCGGGGACGCCACGGAATACCGGTAAATAAGGATATGTCAAAAGACGCCATGAGCTGGATCGGGAAAGTGGTGGGCGGCGCCGTCGGGTTTATGCTGGGAGGGCCCGCCGGTGCCTTGGCTGGAGCGTTGTTCGGGCATGCTTTTGACGTTAACGGGACCGGGCGTCCGGATGAACAGGCTGAATCGTTTCATTCGGGTGACTCTTCCCGCCATCGTCCGCCGGAAGAACATATCCGCAATCTGGATATGGATTACGCGATGCTCGATTGCGCCGGCAGTGATTCCGACGACCGGATCCGCAAACAGTACCGTAAACTGGTGTCGGAATTTCACCCGGACAAGGTTCTATCCCGGGGATTACCCGAGGAGTTCACCATTTCAGCCACGGAGAGGTTCCGGGAAATTCAGCGGTCTTATGAAAATATCAAACAAGCCCGTGGAATGATCTGACCCAAACTATTTTTTTTCGAGTTCGGCCAGGCGCCGCTTAAGGGTTTTCCCGAGTCCGAGCATCTCCTGTTCCAGAAGCTGCAATTCATTTATTCGTTCCCGGATATCATCGATCTTTTTCTTTCCGAATTCGATGGCCTTGCGGATCTGGTCCTTTTCTTCCGTGTCAACATTATTAAAACCAATAATTTCTGATATTTCATCCAGCGTATAACCAAACCGCTTGCCCCGGAGAATCAGGCGAAGACGGCTTCTGTCCCGTCTGGAATATAACCGGTAATTCCCTTTGGTTCTGCCGGGGGAGATCAGATTCTTTTCTTCGTAAAAGCGGATGGCCCGTTTACTGACGTCAAACTCCCGGGCCAGATCGGCTATGGTATAAAATATCTCTTTGTGATCGTTCTGATTCATGGTGTCCCCTTTAACCTTAACGTAAAGGTTAACAAAGTCAATTGTCAAGATTTCTTTTTCGGACTGATTCCGCCTTTCGTTAAATGGGGAGGTTCAATCAGTAAAATCCCGGGCGATCAGAAACTCTACCGGCGACCGGTCATCGCTGAAAAGCAGACGGTCCATTTCTGACTCGAGGGGTTGACGGCCATAATGCAGCGGCGAGCGGCTGGCCAGTATCCAGATGTTTTCCGTACAGCCGGAAGAGTTGGGTACAATTGAGATGTGGTCAAATTCACGGCTTAACGTATAAAGAAGCGAGCGGGTAAAACGGCTTCTGGAGGGCAGCCCGATGACGTTGACGGCATAGAGCCCCTTAGCGGTCAGTTTACTCGCCACAAGGCTGTGAAACTCTTGGGTTACCAGATGGAACGGGATCTCCTTCATCCCCTTGAAGGCATCATTGACGATCAGGTCGTAAGTTTCAGACTGATCCCGGAGAAGACATCGGCCGTCGCCGATGAGAATATTGAATTCGGGTTTCAACCCCAGAAAGGTGACGGCTGTCGAGAGAACATCGGGGTCGATCTCGGCGGCATTAATGGACATGCCCGGAAAGATGGTTTTCAGATAAACCGGCATGGTAAAAGCGCCGCCACCTATAAAAAAAGCGCTCTCCGGACCGGGAACCTGTTTTGCGATATCGGCAATCATCTGCTGGTAGCTCAATACCGGGAAAGCGCTGTCTTTACTGACCGAACCCTCCAGGGAGTTATCCAGAAACAAAGACCGGATGTTTTTCCGGGGATCGCTTTCCACCACGAAAATGCGATGGTAACCGTTGCTTTTATCAAACACGGCATGGGCATATCCTGAAGCGGGCATGAAGTAGACCGCCGCGGTCAGAAGCACGCCCGCCGCCGGGATCATGGTTTTTCCCTGCAGGGCCAGGGCCGCGAACACCATTGCCGCCGCCGTCATCATGGTTCCTTTAATGCCCAGTTGAGGAAGCAGAAAATATCCGGTGGACAATACGCCGGCCACGCTTCCGATGGTTGACCAGGCGTAACATTCTCCGGCGGCCAGACCGGCCTGAGTCCGCCGCCTTTCGACCACCATGGGTAAAACCGCGGCGCTGAGAATCGCGGGGACAGCCGCCAATAGAATCGCCGTCAGCA harbors:
- a CDS encoding nuclear transport factor 2 family protein; translation: MVRFSMLAAVALMAVIAITGCTGNGKNEEATLKAVIENNVTALQEENVEKYMSTLHPDSQGYARMKAICPQIFQIYDLQHKLIDIKVLDVSGDTARVRTTQEARRIAGPENYRSNRSTMVHTLKKDQGQWKIFQSDQESMENIE
- a CDS encoding sensor domain-containing diguanylate cyclase, with the translated sequence MSDMESGGLFLPDNIDELKAQYLALLKANNCLNERVLELYTLYNVSRTLSASLQVSDLFELVVGLIGESLNVDQYCLMLLDKELQKLQIRASHGMPEDILNRGEVKVTEGVSGRVVSSGQPLVIDDISAEKDFFYFPNSGIHQGSYLGLPLKNVNGAIMGVLNVHKPIVNGFSQTDLRLFAAVAEHVAIAINNAMTFQQTQELIRRDELTGLFNRRYFFERFEREIYRSRRYGRFISLLMIDIDHFKEYNDNYGHLRGDRVLKHVSQILECSLRQVDVVARYGGEEFLVLLPETPKEKAAIVGEKLRKAVEAIDFNEDAPHLGPCTLTVTVGVAGIPDDASATLDALDIADKALYLGKARGRNQVCTTVLAEMIE
- a CDS encoding radical SAM protein; the protein is MGEKSPDILLISPQVDLDTIGLKSLQALLRQAGFKTVILYLPGLRPDDDALMEKTADLIRQTAPGFVGISLMSHEYYSAAALSARIRKAAPGIPVVWGGVHPTIAPEMCLESADFVCVGEGEKAMVAFAAAVFAGENTDAIPGLWRKEGGNVIRTGPAPLTEDIDRLPFANFLPGDDLIAHNGRLLPLDQLLFRKYARWQGIVYSIMGSRGCPFACSYCCNDFVSRLYGTKAIRRRSVNNIIAELESALAVRPDIAYINFQDDCFLACSDEYLEQFCGTYRNRVRRPFIVRCIPSFVTESRLRRLKHAGLSWISMGLQSGSDRVLTDIYQRRSLVEDFLRAATLIHKADVAAYYDVILDNPLETDDDRLETIRALTAISRPYFVQLFSLALYPGTGLYRKMAEENSAGREDYLVKNYHDYAKTDLNRLIRMSGYLPPGLIRHLTDLYKKNRFSPRFRFLLGSAGMASALLLEPVASFRLIRKSCGGDAARAARLLPAYLRVGLSRYVKQFRGKAVKRIECMIRDHSSAGG
- a CDS encoding metallophosphoesterase, translating into MRIYAVADIHGRKDRFALIRKKAVETGADLIVMAGDIAGLNSHPHVHDLLKSMPAPVFYVRGNSDRRRTDRMLLADPLITHLHLNKVRIQGLCFAGISGTFLLPFSSRLCLRENRLLSRLNDFFNDVSVLVTHPPPRGTVDRVMGRFHSGSSALRALTLTCQPCVVICGHIHEHAGTVFLGRTLVVNCSLARQGAGALIEFRNGDPPEATMLGV
- a CDS encoding thymidylate synthase, coding for MRIHGIKARDLPDLWFQAVYDILDNGHRFTIDRGSFAGQTRLEYDYFTGLVSFPGTRPLLPDIPPSCGIPNPVEEGYVYGGQGYDRAYIEYLMTPRKEPGESYTYGERLTRAPLFGDKLEWWRQKDPDIVDSREPDGRVVFEDGGRLYINQIEWVIDTYRKFGHRNNQMVLQVAEPTDLMLLDPPCLRSIDTRIQDGRLIFFVYFRSWDLWSGMPANLAGIQNLKEYMAGQIGVEDGEMIVESKGLHLYGYAEDLARLRCLKV
- a CDS encoding ATPase, T2SS/T4P/T4SS family yields the protein MDKKNTVKESLTASIRIGDCLIKEGFATADDIARAIELQKKEEKLIKFSDRPIFPPLDRLSRDQIKFILGHPPLDSNIGLICVQKGLIGKPELYDLLKDNTESSSLGEALIKKGVLTGDKLEEILFENLGAAVFGDIALKLMLITPDELNRALNAKRSPKTLGRILCDMGVINPADLDYVLKKYGKQIKFGEILVKEGILDQSRLMTALQEQFHREMPLGKILMEKNLITMDQLYHALSIQHNIPFRKITKLDLFGAQKTALTNIIGQKYALKNRILPISLEGRKMTVATYDPEHLSAATDIKNVYTYLEMSCLFITEDNFIRLFDELYQASPAKTAASAKTAVPKGTALNVESLHISLDTQTDDFKPGAKTDYGLEKIEAMELVNYIIKYGIANNASDIHIEQDRKNPQLRYRIDGMLQTLQQGWLDNKLRELVNSVISRVKVMSNLDIAERRLPQDGVFRVNYFDPIRKEPVDLDFRVATCPGIVGENVTIRILDPRKAKVDIDSLDHSLHVADPFKKLLKSAAGMILVSGPTGSGKTSTLYSALRYVYNPSVKIITAEDPIEYSFPGIMQTQINAKINLNFARLLRSFLRLDPDIILIGEIRDQETAHISFDAAQTGHLMLSTVHTNDAAGAITRLIDLGIDYNQLASSLMCVVAQRLLRRICPVCRVRYRPSEYEWEPLFFTYPEHIEFFRGEGCPDCNYSGFNGRTLISEILIVDQDIARALNRESPVSEIKALAQTNGMMTMVDDGLAKMSSTTLSELIRVVPNEMLKNFKARQKAAA
- a CDS encoding DnaJ domain-containing protein, whose protein sequence is MSKDAMSWIGKVVGGAVGFMLGGPAGALAGALFGHAFDVNGTGRPDEQAESFHSGDSSRHRPPEEHIRNLDMDYAMLDCAGSDSDDRIRKQYRKLVSEFHPDKVLSRGLPEEFTISATERFREIQRSYENIKQARGMI
- a CDS encoding MerR family transcriptional regulator, with product MNQNDHKEIFYTIADLAREFDVSKRAIRFYEEKNLISPGRTKGNYRLYSRRDRSRLRLILRGKRFGYTLDEISEIIGFNNVDTEEKDQIRKAIEFGKKKIDDIRERINELQLLEQEMLGLGKTLKRRLAELEKK
- a CDS encoding fused MFS/spermidine synthase — translated: MGGKKRRQVEKSASEFSWKTLALLMCLGAQTMIMEIAMPRILAPTFGNTLFCWTAIITVVLSALAIGYYWGGRLASRKNAPGIVIFFSAGSAIWVLLLGVWGQRLTPAFYGLGIKTGPMLTAILLAAVPAILSAAVLPMVVERRRTQAGLAAGECYAWSTIGSVAGVLSTGYFLLPQLGIKGTMMTAAAMVFAALALQGKTMIPAAGVLLTAAVYFMPASGYAHAVFDKSNGYHRIFVVESDPRKNIRSLFLDNSLEGSVSKDSAFPVLSYQQMIADIAKQVPGPESAFFIGGGAFTMPVYLKTIFPGMSINAAEIDPDVLSTAVTFLGLKPEFNILIGDGRCLLRDQSETYDLIVNDAFKGMKEIPFHLVTQEFHSLVASKLTAKGLYAVNVIGLPSRSRFTRSLLYTLSREFDHISIVPNSSGCTENIWILASRSPLHYGRQPLESEMDRLLFSDDRSPVEFLIARDFTD